From the genome of Miscanthus floridulus cultivar M001 chromosome 10, ASM1932011v1, whole genome shotgun sequence, one region includes:
- the LOC136488110 gene encoding uncharacterized protein, with product MVQATAKKAAELLDDIIHRFGLPNSIITDLGSMFTGANFWDFCDERCISVKYVSVAHPRANGQVERANGMILDALKKRLYTNKQEHPGKWLKELPAVVWGLRTQPSRNTSISPHFMVFGSEAVLPANVAFRAPRVENYNEENSDQSRLAELDSLEEERLVSCVQIAKYLDSMQRYYNHNVNDRFFVVGDLVLRKK from the coding sequence ATGGTCCAAGCTACAGCGAAGAAGGCAGCCGAGCTGCTTGATGACATCATTCACCGGTTTGGCcttccgaacagcatcatcaccgacttgGGGTCCATGTTCACTGGTGCTAATttctgggacttctgcgatgaaagatgCATCTCAGTTAAGTACGTCTCGGTCGCGCACCCCAGGGCTAATGGCCAAGTTGAACGCGCCAATGGCATGATTCTCGACGCATTGAAGAAAAGGCTCTACACGAACAAGCAGGAGCACCCCGGCAAGTGGCTCAAGGAAttgccagctgtggtctggggactaaggACCCAGCCTAGTCGCAACACCAGCATCTCCCCACACTTCATGGTTTTTGGCTCTGAGGCCGTTTTACCAGCTAACGTcgctttccgagcacctagggtggagaaCTACAATGAAGAAAACTCTGACCAATCCCGGCTTGCTGAGTTGGATAGCCTAGAGGAGGAGCGCCTAGTTTCATGTGTTCAGATAGCAAAGTACCTTGATAGTATGCAAAGATACTACAACCACAATGTCAACGatcggttcttcgtggtcggagaCCTAGTGCTCCGCAAGAAGTAG